In one window of Nakamurella sp. PAMC28650 DNA:
- a CDS encoding VIT1/CCC1 transporter family protein — protein MPEKRSDHSSDSDASVREAALKSGWSHRHRDVSGGWLRPTVFGAVDGLVTNASLIAGVGGGGGSTHAIVLTGLAGLVAGAFSMGTGEYVSVTNQNELVQAEVAVERRMHEQFPAAEQAELAETFRGYGADADTAAKMAASVSKNPDMALRLHTRDELGLDPDDLPSALLAGGASLVAFSIGALLPLIPYLFGFPGLLAAMLITAVALVCGGMVVGRLTGRPLLHAGIRQLVLGAVAVAVTFLVGHLIGAVPA, from the coding sequence GTGCCTGAAAAGAGAAGCGACCACAGCTCGGATTCAGATGCCTCGGTACGGGAGGCGGCTCTGAAGTCCGGTTGGTCGCACCGCCATCGCGATGTGTCCGGCGGATGGCTGCGCCCGACCGTCTTCGGCGCGGTCGACGGTCTCGTCACCAACGCCTCGCTGATCGCCGGTGTCGGCGGTGGCGGCGGGTCGACGCACGCCATCGTGTTGACCGGACTTGCCGGGCTGGTGGCCGGCGCCTTCTCGATGGGGACCGGCGAATACGTGTCGGTGACGAATCAGAACGAGCTGGTGCAGGCCGAGGTCGCAGTGGAACGTCGTATGCACGAACAGTTCCCGGCTGCCGAGCAGGCCGAGCTGGCGGAGACGTTCCGCGGCTACGGAGCCGACGCCGACACCGCCGCCAAGATGGCCGCGTCGGTGTCCAAGAATCCCGACATGGCACTTCGCCTGCATACCAGAGACGAACTCGGCCTCGATCCCGACGATCTGCCGTCGGCGCTGTTGGCGGGTGGGGCATCCCTGGTCGCGTTCTCCATCGGTGCGCTCCTGCCCCTGATACCCTACCTGTTCGGATTTCCCGGCCTGCTCGCGGCCATGCTGATCACCGCGGTTGCCCTGGTCTGCGGCGGGATGGTGGTCGGCCGGCTGACGGGGCGGCCCCTGCTGCATGCCGGTATCCGCCAACTCGTACTCGGCGCGGTCGCGGTGGCGGTGACGTTCCTCGTCGGGCACCTGATCGGAGCAGTCCCTGCGTGA
- a CDS encoding IS30 family transposase translates to MMSMTGRPAMRSPGRPPARRDVERVFWRNIAKGMTSEDAATACGVSGPVGTRWFRDSGGMPLIELQPPSGRYLSFVEREDIALLTAQGNGVREVARRLGRSPSTISRELRRNAATRGGQLEYRASTAQWKAELMARRPKTAKLVTNDRLRGHVQDRLAGVIRAADGTVVPGPVVAKWKGRNKPHRQDRRWVTAWSPEQIAHRLPIDFPDDPTMRISHQAIYQALYIKDRGALERDLVPCLRTGRALRVPRARARKRATGHVTPEVTIDKRPAEADDRKTAGHWEGDLIIGTGRSAIGTVVERMTRFTILLHLPRMEGYGLEPPVKNGPALSGYGATATKDSIVAKMVAVQRELRQSLTWDRGKELAAHVSLKAETGMAVFFADPHSPWQRGTNENTNGLLRQYFPKGTDLSRWCAAEIDSVADALNDRPRKTLGWKTPAEAMAEQLLLLQEPSVATTG, encoded by the coding sequence ATGATGTCGATGACCGGGCGGCCGGCGATGCGGTCGCCCGGGCGGCCGCCGGCCCGCCGGGATGTCGAACGGGTATTTTGGCGCAACATCGCGAAAGGGATGACCAGCGAAGACGCCGCGACGGCGTGCGGCGTGTCGGGGCCCGTCGGGACGCGTTGGTTCCGCGACAGTGGCGGCATGCCGCTGATTGAACTGCAGCCCCCGTCGGGCAGATATCTCTCGTTTGTTGAGCGAGAGGACATCGCTCTGCTGACAGCGCAGGGCAACGGAGTGCGTGAGGTCGCCCGCCGCCTGGGTCGGTCGCCATCGACGATCTCGCGGGAGCTGCGCCGCAATGCCGCAACTCGTGGCGGCCAGTTGGAGTATCGAGCGTCGACTGCCCAGTGGAAGGCCGAGCTGATGGCCCGCCGTCCCAAGACGGCCAAGTTGGTGACGAACGATCGGCTTCGTGGCCATGTCCAGGACCGCCTGGCCGGGGTCATCCGCGCCGCGGACGGCACTGTCGTACCGGGACCAGTCGTTGCAAAATGGAAGGGGCGTAACAAGCCTCACCGCCAGGACCGGCGGTGGGTGACAGCGTGGAGCCCGGAGCAGATCGCCCACCGCCTGCCGATCGACTTCCCCGACGACCCGACGATGCGCATCTCCCACCAGGCGATCTATCAGGCCCTGTACATCAAGGACCGCGGCGCCTTGGAGCGCGATTTGGTGCCGTGTCTGCGGACCGGACGGGCGTTGCGGGTCCCCCGGGCGAGAGCCCGAAAGCGAGCCACCGGCCACGTGACTCCGGAGGTGACGATCGATAAGCGGCCCGCCGAGGCCGACGATCGGAAGACCGCCGGCCACTGGGAGGGCGACCTCATCATCGGCACCGGCCGGTCAGCGATCGGCACCGTCGTGGAACGGATGACCAGGTTCACGATCCTGCTGCACCTGCCGCGAATGGAAGGCTACGGACTTGAGCCGCCGGTGAAGAACGGTCCCGCATTGAGCGGTTACGGCGCGACCGCAACCAAGGACAGTATTGTCGCGAAAATGGTTGCAGTGCAGCGGGAGTTGCGTCAGTCGTTGACCTGGGACCGTGGCAAGGAACTGGCCGCGCATGTCTCTCTAAAGGCCGAGACTGGTATGGCGGTGTTCTTCGCCGATCCGCACAGCCCTTGGCAGCGGGGTACGAACGAAAACACGAACGGCCTGCTACGTCAGTACTTCCCGAAAGGAACCGACCTATCCCGCTGGTGCGCCGCAGAAATTGACTCCGTCGCTGATGCATTGAACGACCGACCCCGCAAAACGCTCGGCTGGAAGACACCGGCGGAAGCGATGGCCGAGCAGCTACTATTACTGCAGGAGCCGAGTGTTGCTACCACCGGTTGA
- a CDS encoding DUF222 domain-containing protein, with amino-acid sequence MIDALEDKTGLTTRADGSTDDFAVQCLIVERARSMAAAEVGAALHQSPMGAARRVADAVELAQELPATLASLRTGRIDLPRARTIAARTADLTPDLRARVEAAVLPLAQSRTPGQLVPMIDRRVIAADPSASRKRAIAARRDRFVDHCPSVDGMGMIRAHLPAEGAVSVYDLLDRIARATAGTDDRPIAARRADALVDVCTQLLTDGYVHVGDGRQPDCSAQTTPPSPANGTAGTTGAGSGESASASEKGPLATGPTPVTSTPASTAEPVASAAGGSRVRLSKVSTQQGRGAHFNLTMSLAAFTRFNTDPAELTGHGMIPAHIALAMQKSIRSLAVIITDTHGHAMAVGGTTYLPSQLIRDQVIAAAGTCRFPSCRISARSADLDHRESFNHTDPARGGRTTAAGLDPQCRHHHVIKTFTDWVPVRDPADGLSMNWTSPTDHRYLDHPKEHALPEQEHATPQPPAADTADASDPDAPTPCTCTCGHGHPSDLTGGSTAQIQAEQAVLLIARQQQRDLDAEELAEKQQLFLGNRPKLIHYIGPTSRPWPEDDRTDEEFNAEVQAYIATCESFEEFKADQLKVTRRIYPLLHAVQRADDYQRAHPDPNEPPF; translated from the coding sequence TTGATCGACGCACTGGAGGACAAGACCGGGTTGACGACCCGCGCGGATGGTTCCACCGATGATTTCGCGGTGCAGTGCCTGATCGTGGAGCGGGCCCGGTCGATGGCTGCGGCCGAGGTCGGGGCGGCGTTGCACCAGTCGCCGATGGGCGCCGCCCGCCGGGTCGCCGATGCGGTGGAGTTGGCGCAGGAGCTTCCGGCGACCCTGGCGTCGTTGCGGACGGGCCGCATCGATCTGCCGCGGGCCCGGACCATCGCGGCGCGCACCGCCGATCTGACGCCGGATCTGCGGGCCCGGGTGGAGGCAGCGGTGCTGCCGCTGGCGCAATCTCGCACACCGGGGCAATTGGTGCCGATGATCGACCGGCGGGTGATCGCGGCGGATCCGTCGGCGTCCAGGAAACGGGCGATCGCGGCGAGGCGGGACCGGTTCGTGGATCACTGCCCGTCGGTGGATGGGATGGGGATGATCCGGGCGCACCTACCGGCAGAGGGTGCGGTGTCGGTGTACGACCTGTTGGACCGGATCGCCCGGGCCACGGCCGGTACCGATGATCGGCCGATCGCGGCCCGCCGCGCCGATGCCCTGGTGGACGTCTGCACCCAGTTGTTGACCGACGGGTACGTCCACGTCGGGGACGGTCGACAGCCGGACTGCTCGGCGCAGACGACGCCGCCAAGTCCTGCCAACGGTACCGCCGGCACCACCGGCGCAGGCAGTGGTGAGAGCGCGTCGGCCAGCGAAAAAGGACCGCTAGCAACGGGTCCCACCCCCGTGACGTCCACGCCGGCTTCGACCGCCGAGCCGGTGGCATCTGCTGCCGGTGGTTCCAGGGTGCGGTTGTCGAAGGTGTCCACCCAGCAGGGCCGGGGTGCGCATTTCAACCTGACGATGTCGTTGGCGGCATTCACCCGGTTCAACACCGACCCCGCCGAACTGACCGGCCACGGCATGATCCCCGCGCACATCGCCCTCGCCATGCAAAAATCGATCCGGTCGTTGGCGGTGATCATCACCGACACCCACGGCCATGCGATGGCTGTCGGCGGCACCACCTACCTACCCAGCCAGCTGATCCGCGATCAGGTGATCGCCGCCGCCGGGACGTGCCGGTTCCCGTCCTGCCGGATCAGCGCCCGCTCGGCCGACCTGGATCACCGGGAGTCGTTCAACCACACCGACCCCGCCCGCGGCGGACGCACCACCGCTGCCGGACTCGACCCCCAATGCCGGCACCACCACGTCATCAAGACGTTCACCGACTGGGTTCCCGTCCGGGACCCCGCCGACGGGCTGAGCATGAACTGGACCAGCCCCACCGACCACCGCTATCTGGACCACCCCAAGGAACACGCACTGCCCGAACAGGAACATGCGACACCCCAACCTCCCGCCGCCGACACGGCGGACGCTTCAGATCCGGATGCGCCGACTCCGTGCACCTGCACCTGCGGACACGGCCACCCCTCGGACCTGACCGGCGGCAGCACCGCCCAGATCCAGGCCGAACAAGCCGTCCTGCTGATCGCCCGCCAGCAGCAGAGAGACCTGGACGCCGAAGAACTGGCCGAAAAGCAGCAACTGTTCCTGGGCAACCGACCCAAATTGATCCACTACATCGGACCCACCTCACGGCCCTGGCCCGAGGACGACCGTACCGACGAAGAATTCAACGCTGAAGTCCAGGCCTACATCGCCACCTGCGAGTCCTTCGAGGAGTTCAAAGCCGACCAACTCAAAGTCACCCGACGGATCTACCCTCTCCTGCACGCCGTCCAGCGGGCCGACGACTACCAGCGCGCACACCCCGACCCGAACGAACCGCCATTCTGA
- a CDS encoding DUF2945 domain-containing protein, with protein sequence MTLHKGAHVTWNTPQGKTHGVTQQRRVQAFEHDGQKFNASADDPYWIVKSDKSGATAAHKESSLGRE encoded by the coding sequence ATGACTCTTCACAAAGGCGCCCACGTCACCTGGAACACCCCGCAGGGCAAGACTCACGGAGTGACGCAGCAGCGACGGGTCCAGGCCTTCGAACACGACGGCCAGAAGTTCAACGCCTCGGCGGACGATCCCTATTGGATCGTCAAGTCCGACAAGTCGGGTGCCACCGCCGCCCACAAGGAATCCTCGCTCGGCCGCGAGTAG
- a CDS encoding transglutaminase family protein: protein MTNADAMVRIVTADIDLDVTSPGKVVFQIAVTRSPGLIVDESFHLTCDGREISAEEVIGVTGSRFHVVQFDGGRVLMSYRATVTGHADVPEVIDYELIEYLRPSRYAESDKLAAIAFRQFGHLTKAQDLLGGIAAWVGDHLRYVSGSSDPIDGSVDTYLLGNGVCRDYAHLVVALLRARNVPARLVAVYAPGLYPMDFHAVAEAFVDGQWRVVDGTLLAPRSSLVRIATGRDAADTAFVENFGGSINFNGAWVTAIVDGLLPNDDPRHLVTLG, encoded by the coding sequence ATGACAAACGCGGATGCGATGGTCCGGATCGTGACGGCCGACATCGACCTCGATGTCACCAGTCCCGGCAAGGTGGTATTCCAGATCGCGGTGACGCGTTCGCCGGGACTGATCGTGGACGAGTCGTTCCATCTCACCTGCGACGGCCGGGAAATTTCGGCCGAGGAGGTCATCGGCGTGACCGGCTCACGCTTTCATGTCGTGCAATTCGACGGTGGCCGGGTGCTGATGTCCTACCGCGCGACGGTGACCGGGCATGCCGACGTGCCGGAGGTGATCGACTACGAATTGATCGAATACCTGCGGCCGAGCCGCTACGCGGAGTCGGACAAATTGGCGGCGATCGCCTTCCGGCAGTTCGGGCACCTGACGAAGGCGCAAGACCTGCTCGGTGGAATCGCCGCCTGGGTCGGGGATCACCTGAGATACGTGTCCGGCAGTAGCGACCCCATCGACGGCTCTGTCGACACGTATCTTCTGGGAAATGGTGTCTGCCGGGATTACGCGCACCTGGTGGTCGCCCTGTTGCGGGCCCGCAACGTGCCCGCCCGCCTGGTCGCCGTCTATGCGCCCGGCCTGTATCCGATGGACTTCCATGCGGTGGCAGAGGCTTTCGTCGACGGACAGTGGCGGGTGGTCGACGGGACCCTGCTCGCGCCGCGCAGCTCGCTCGTCCGCATCGCGACCGGACGCGACGCGGCCGATACCGCATTCGTCGAAAATTTCGGTGGGTCGATCAATTTCAATGGCGCCTGGGTCACGGCCATCGTCGACGGACTACTTCCGAATGACGACCCGCGCCACCTGGTGACGCTCGGCTGA
- a CDS encoding MmcQ/YjbR family DNA-binding protein, with translation MTTADDVRRIALALPSTIERPSYGSPGFRVQDRLFARVHEEPGVLVVFRSSVEDRDELIASAPAKFFTTPHYAGHPSVLVRLSAVDPAELTELFEEAWQTRAPRRLLEQHAELFERGTEG, from the coding sequence ATGACCACCGCGGACGACGTGCGACGAATTGCCCTCGCCCTGCCGTCGACCATCGAGCGTCCGTCCTACGGATCCCCCGGCTTTCGGGTGCAGGACCGGTTGTTCGCCCGCGTTCACGAAGAGCCTGGAGTGCTCGTGGTGTTCCGCAGCAGCGTCGAGGACAGGGACGAACTGATCGCCTCCGCTCCCGCGAAATTCTTCACAACGCCCCACTACGCCGGGCACCCCAGTGTGCTGGTGCGGCTTTCCGCCGTCGACCCCGCAGAACTGACCGAGTTGTTCGAGGAGGCATGGCAGACCCGTGCCCCCCGCCGTCTCCTCGAACAACATGCAGAACTTTTCGAGCGGGGCACGGAAGGTTGA
- a CDS encoding SRPBCC family protein has product MTNATVTTVDSGPRRITRRVTVGAAAAEVFALVADPHRHPELDGSGTLRDIPVTGPVLLSKGARFSVGMKQFGFPYKITSTVTEFDSDRLIEWRHPLGHRWRWELNQIAPGTTEITETFDYAGARAPKILEIFKQPQTNATGITRTLQALAARYA; this is encoded by the coding sequence ATGACGAACGCCACGGTCACCACGGTCGACAGCGGCCCGCGACGGATCACCAGGCGGGTGACGGTCGGTGCCGCAGCCGCGGAGGTCTTCGCCCTCGTCGCCGACCCCCACCGCCACCCCGAACTCGACGGTTCCGGGACGCTCCGCGACATCCCGGTGACCGGGCCGGTTCTGTTGAGCAAGGGTGCCAGGTTCAGCGTCGGGATGAAGCAATTCGGATTTCCCTACAAGATCACCTCGACCGTCACCGAATTCGACAGCGACCGCCTGATCGAGTGGCGGCATCCGCTCGGTCACCGTTGGCGTTGGGAGCTGAACCAGATCGCCCCCGGCACCACCGAGATCACTGAAACCTTCGACTACGCCGGCGCAAGAGCCCCGAAGATCCTGGAGATCTTCAAGCAGCCACAGACCAATGCCACCGGTATCACCAGGACCCTCCAGGCACTCGCCGCCCGCTACGCCTGA
- a CDS encoding sensor domain-containing diguanylate cyclase, whose amino-acid sequence MFSLLGVQRLVTTLHSHIGVADTVQAVAELAVKVAGFGVAAVSIARGDGQMEMVAVAGSTGARHQLLGTRKARSSYEVEFGVAEVWGRLLFVPHERLPDAQDRGWIPEVPRRRRFAGVLTFGRSWHPLDALYAPLRSASGDLIGILSVDLPVGGRRPGRRQRELLEVLATQAGIAVDNARLTNELRAEKELFKLTFDGSGVGMALISLGESNFGRYLQVNAAFCEIVGRGADELLAMTAEQLLHEDDRPAARARVEELARAAGNGYRAEKRQVRPDGEIVWVASTVTAVDGGDGSPRYAVAQIEDITGRRAHREELKHRAHHDPLTDLPNRAALLERLRMSNEAAQAGGRPGALLFLDLNDFKEVNDRYGHHVGDQVLTALAARLKVTVDGRHMAGRLGGDEFLVIADGLDEEQTAMLVADLVDVVAQPLTVDGTTVSSTVSIGSAPIPVHPVDLHDLITAADRAMYVSKRGPGTTEH is encoded by the coding sequence GTGTTCAGCCTGCTGGGCGTGCAGCGTCTGGTGACCACGCTGCACAGTCACATCGGCGTGGCCGACACCGTGCAGGCGGTGGCCGAGTTGGCGGTGAAGGTGGCCGGTTTCGGGGTCGCGGCCGTCAGCATCGCCCGCGGCGACGGGCAGATGGAAATGGTGGCGGTGGCAGGCAGTACGGGCGCACGGCACCAGTTGCTCGGAACCAGGAAGGCGCGGTCGTCCTACGAGGTGGAATTCGGTGTGGCCGAGGTCTGGGGCCGACTTCTCTTCGTCCCGCACGAGCGGCTCCCCGATGCGCAGGACCGCGGCTGGATCCCGGAGGTACCGCGCCGGCGGCGGTTCGCGGGTGTCCTGACGTTCGGCAGGTCCTGGCACCCCCTGGACGCCCTGTACGCCCCGCTGCGATCGGCCTCCGGTGATCTGATCGGCATTCTCTCGGTGGATCTGCCGGTGGGTGGTCGGCGGCCGGGGCGGCGGCAGCGCGAGCTGCTGGAGGTACTCGCGACGCAGGCCGGGATCGCGGTGGACAACGCCAGGCTGACGAACGAGTTGCGGGCCGAGAAAGAACTGTTCAAGCTCACCTTCGACGGCTCCGGTGTCGGGATGGCGCTGATCTCGCTGGGCGAGTCGAACTTCGGTCGGTACCTCCAGGTCAACGCGGCCTTCTGCGAGATCGTCGGCCGCGGTGCCGACGAACTGCTCGCGATGACCGCGGAGCAGTTGCTCCACGAGGACGACCGGCCGGCTGCCCGGGCCAGAGTCGAGGAATTGGCCCGGGCGGCCGGGAACGGGTATCGCGCGGAGAAGCGTCAGGTCCGACCCGATGGTGAGATCGTCTGGGTGGCCTCAACTGTCACAGCCGTGGACGGGGGCGATGGCTCGCCGAGGTATGCGGTGGCGCAGATCGAGGACATCACCGGTCGGCGGGCGCACCGCGAAGAACTGAAGCATCGGGCCCACCACGACCCGCTCACCGACCTCCCGAACCGGGCGGCTCTCCTGGAGAGGCTTCGGATGTCGAACGAAGCGGCCCAGGCCGGAGGCCGTCCCGGCGCGCTCCTGTTCCTGGACCTGAACGATTTCAAGGAGGTGAACGACCGCTACGGGCACCACGTGGGCGATCAGGTGCTCACGGCTCTGGCGGCACGGTTGAAGGTGACCGTCGATGGCAGGCACATGGCCGGCCGGTTGGGCGGCGACGAGTTCCTGGTCATCGCAGATGGTCTCGACGAGGAACAGACGGCGATGCTCGTCGCGGATCTGGTCGACGTGGTGGCTCAGCCGCTCACCGTCGACGGGACCACCGTATCGAGCACGGTCAGCATCGGGAGCGCGCCGATCCCGGTCCACCCGGTCGATCTGCACGACCTGATCACCGCAGCCGACCGGGCGATGTACGTGAGCAAGCGTGGACCCGGGACGACGGAGCACTGA
- a CDS encoding YjbQ family protein, which translates to MHSELITVRTGRHPVVHDLTTTCERFLTGGDGLLNVFVPHATAGLATIETGAGSDDDLLAAVEALLPSDDRWAHRHGSGGHGRDHVLPGIISPSVTIPVIGGRLQLGVWQSICLVDTNVDNPERNVRLSFVAG; encoded by the coding sequence ATGCACTCAGAACTGATCACGGTCCGCACCGGACGACATCCGGTCGTCCACGATCTGACCACCACCTGCGAGAGGTTCCTGACCGGAGGCGACGGGCTGCTGAACGTCTTCGTCCCGCACGCTACCGCCGGCCTCGCGACCATCGAGACCGGCGCCGGAAGTGACGACGATCTCCTGGCCGCCGTCGAAGCGCTGCTGCCGTCCGACGACCGGTGGGCCCATCGGCACGGATCGGGCGGCCACGGCCGCGATCATGTACTGCCGGGCATCATCTCGCCGTCGGTCACCATTCCGGTCATCGGCGGCCGCCTCCAGCTGGGCGTCTGGCAGTCGATCTGCCTGGTCGACACCAATGTCGACAACCCGGAGCGAAATGTGCGGCTCAGCTTCGTGGCCGGTTGA
- a CDS encoding DNA-3-methyladenine glycosylase, with translation MCGSASWPVEVGGFHLGTTGTTPALRTIDQPTDRTAHLDLTAPFEVGPALAVLAATALPGAELVDVESACLTGFLARPDDTPTLVTVRLHRDHVELTHAASSGRELEHLTATVRSCLDLDADPDAVATALGADPQIGAMVRSRPGLRVIGYPDGFEAAVMTIIGQQVSVAAARGFGARAVAAFGGVPQSTTGLRPFPTAADLSAVHPTEIQAAIGVTHSRARSIQALATACTEGLAISPGPDGPGLRRELLALPGIGPWTVDLLAVRALGDRDGYPSGDLVLQRALGVGSAIEARTAAEAWSPFRAYALFHLWSSALGI, from the coding sequence ATGTGCGGCTCAGCTTCGTGGCCGGTTGAGGTGGGCGGCTTCCACCTCGGGACGACCGGGACCACCCCTGCGCTCCGGACGATCGACCAGCCGACCGACCGGACCGCCCACCTGGATCTCACAGCGCCCTTCGAGGTCGGTCCGGCCCTCGCCGTGCTCGCCGCCACCGCCCTCCCCGGCGCCGAGCTGGTGGACGTCGAGTCAGCCTGTCTGACAGGATTTCTCGCCCGGCCGGACGATACGCCGACACTGGTGACGGTCCGTCTCCACCGCGACCACGTCGAGCTGACCCACGCGGCATCGAGCGGGCGCGAACTCGAACATCTGACGGCCACCGTCCGCAGCTGTCTCGACCTGGACGCCGACCCGGACGCCGTCGCGACCGCCCTCGGCGCGGACCCGCAGATCGGTGCGATGGTCAGATCCCGGCCCGGTCTGCGGGTCATCGGCTACCCGGACGGTTTCGAGGCGGCCGTGATGACCATCATCGGGCAGCAGGTGTCGGTGGCGGCCGCCCGCGGGTTCGGCGCCCGCGCGGTGGCGGCCTTCGGCGGCGTGCCGCAGAGCACCACCGGGCTTCGCCCCTTCCCGACCGCGGCGGACCTTTCCGCCGTCCACCCGACGGAGATCCAGGCTGCGATCGGCGTCACGCATTCCAGGGCCCGATCCATCCAGGCCCTGGCCACCGCCTGTACCGAGGGCCTCGCCATCAGCCCGGGGCCCGACGGTCCCGGCCTGCGCCGAGAGCTGTTGGCCCTGCCGGGGATCGGCCCGTGGACCGTCGATCTGCTGGCGGTGCGCGCCCTCGGCGACCGCGATGGATATCCGTCCGGTGACCTGGTCCTGCAGCGTGCCCTGGGCGTCGGATCGGCGATCGAGGCCAGGACCGCCGCCGAAGCCTGGTCCCCATTTCGCGCCTATGCGCTCTTCCACCTGTGGTCCAGTGCCCTGGGCATCTGA
- a CDS encoding alpha/beta fold hydrolase has translation MHQGAVPPDLGYRVVALDQRGHGESGHAHSYATDRYVDDAVALLDHLGIATAVLLGHSLGAAVAYLLAARAPARVTAMIVVDIGAVIDDDLGITRQWPRRAASKEDLVTAFGFMGSKQAYVMRHYADGWGVPWCADEMVASQQELNGDHWREWLATTMPALLIHGVESRQLSGDHAEDMAARRSGTTLRHLPGGHAVYADNPDGYAAEVRAFLRTIHGS, from the coding sequence GTGCATCAGGGAGCCGTACCACCCGATCTCGGATACCGGGTGGTGGCCCTCGATCAGCGTGGCCACGGGGAATCCGGACATGCTCACAGCTACGCCACCGACCGATACGTCGACGATGCGGTGGCGCTGCTCGATCACCTCGGCATCGCCACCGCTGTCCTGCTCGGCCATTCCCTGGGCGCCGCCGTGGCCTATCTGCTCGCAGCCCGGGCCCCGGCACGGGTCACAGCCATGATCGTCGTGGACATCGGGGCGGTGATCGACGACGACCTGGGCATCACCCGGCAATGGCCGCGACGGGCGGCGAGCAAGGAGGATCTGGTCACCGCATTCGGTTTCATGGGTTCGAAGCAGGCCTACGTGATGCGCCACTACGCCGATGGTTGGGGAGTGCCATGGTGCGCGGACGAGATGGTCGCCTCCCAGCAGGAACTCAACGGCGATCACTGGCGGGAATGGCTTGCGACCACCATGCCTGCACTGCTGATCCATGGCGTCGAGAGCCGACAGCTGTCCGGCGATCACGCGGAGGACATGGCGGCCCGACGTAGCGGGACCACGCTGCGCCATCTGCCGGGAGGGCACGCCGTGTACGCCGACAACCCCGACGGCTATGCCGCCGAAGTGCGCGCGTTCCTGCGAACGATCCACGGCTCGTAG
- a CDS encoding EAL domain-containing protein gives MRDQNGSVVGLEGFSRRRVIDPRRGPADQVVQSRIEAVLEHELLTIVFQPIVELSGGLVVGVEALSRFSAEPSAPPDRWFADAASVGLGVELELLAVRRALDAAVEYPDTCTSRSTRHQRPVWIPASPI, from the coding sequence ATGCGCGACCAGAACGGGAGTGTCGTCGGATTGGAGGGATTCAGCAGGCGTCGAGTCATCGACCCGCGGCGCGGTCCGGCCGATCAGGTCGTCCAGAGCCGCATCGAGGCGGTGTTGGAGCACGAACTGCTGACCATCGTGTTCCAGCCGATCGTCGAGCTGTCCGGCGGCCTGGTCGTCGGGGTCGAGGCACTGAGCCGCTTCTCGGCCGAACCGAGTGCACCACCCGACCGATGGTTCGCCGACGCCGCCTCCGTGGGGCTGGGAGTGGAACTGGAGCTGCTCGCCGTTCGACGGGCGCTGGACGCCGCGGTGGAATACCCGGACACCTGCACGTCTCGGTCAACGCGTCACCAGAGGCCTGTCTGGATTCCCGCCTCGCCGATCTGA